A region from the Vicia villosa cultivar HV-30 ecotype Madison, WI linkage group LG3, Vvil1.0, whole genome shotgun sequence genome encodes:
- the LOC131593269 gene encoding transcription factor IIIA-like yields MEEPMLTDELPKFSDIRRYFCPYCNICRSKKTLITSHINSQHKEELEKAKDESQHEHEAEGALKANTCEECGASFKKHAYLLQHMQSHSLERPYVCNLEDCNASYRRKDHLNRHLLQHQGKTFKCPIENCKSDFSLQGNLKRHIDEIHDENSTPARNGETQKQLLCPEIGCGKVFRYASQLQKHEDSHVKLDSVDVICLEPGCLKHFTNSKCLKAHVKSCHQYVTCDTCGTKQLKKNMKRHLRTHEASTSSEPFKCEFVDCDCTFSTKSNLRKHEKAVHFEVRPFACGFPNCGMRFAYKHVRDNHEKTAKHLFTLGDFEEADEEFRSRPRGGVKRKCPTVDMLIRKRVTPPGQLENLLFMQSCEQDVDHTPV; encoded by the exons ATGGAAGAACCCATGCTTACCGACGAATTACCAAAATTCAGTGACATCAGACGCTATTTCTGCCCTTACTGCAACATCTGCAGGTCCAAAAAAACCCTAATCACCTCCCACATCAATTCCCAACACAAG GAAGAGTTAGAGAAAGCAAAAGATGAATCTCAACATGAACATGAAGCAGAGGGTGCTTTGAAAGCTAATACATGTGAGGAGTGTGGTGCTAGTTTCAAAAAGCATGCTTATTTATTGCAGCATATGCAAAGCCATTCTCTTGAG AGGCCGTATGTATGTAACCTTGAGGATTGTAATGCGAGTTACAGAAGAAAGGACCATTTGAATCGTCAccttctacaacatcaagggaaaaCTTTCAAATGTCCTATTGAGAATTGCAAGAGTGATTTCTCTTTGCAGGGCAATTTGAAAAGACATATTGATGAGATCCATGATGAAAATTCTACACCTGCTAGGAATGGTGAAACTCAGAAGCAGCTTCTATGTCCTGAAATTGGCTGCGGAAAGGTTTTCAGATATGCGTCACAGCTACAGAAGCATGAAGATTCTCATG TTAAGCTGGACTCAGTTGATGTGATATGCTTAGAGCCAGGTTGCTTGAAACATTTCACCAATTCCAAGTGCCTTAAGGCTCATGTTAAGTCCTGCCATCAATATGTAACCTGTGACACTTGTGGGACTAAGCaactgaagaagaacatgaaaAGGCATCTCCGTACACATGAAGCAAGCACTTCATCGGAACCCTTTAAATGTGAATTTGTGGATTGTGACTGCACTTTTTCAACC AAATCTAATCTTCGAAAGCATGAGAAGGCAGTACACTTTGAAGTAAGGCCTTTTGCATGTGGATTTCCTAACTGTGGCATGAGATTTGCTTACAAACACGTGAGAGACAATCATGAAAAGACGGCAAAACATCTTTTTACCCTT GGTGACTTCGAAGAAGCTGATGAAGAATTCAGGTCAAGGCCAAGGGGAGGGGTGAAGAGAAAATGTCCTACAGTAGATATGTTGATTAGGAAGAGAGTTACTCCACCTGGTCAATTGGAGAACTTGTTGTTTATGCAGTCTTGTGAGCAAGATGTAGATCATACTCCTGTCTAG